One Xiphophorus maculatus strain JP 163 A chromosome 10, X_maculatus-5.0-male, whole genome shotgun sequence genomic region harbors:
- the LOC111609857 gene encoding uncharacterized protein LOC111609857 → MVEQAAKMAKNDCVVCMEPRPLLRVTPATITKQCLLEVMTKTNPNSTCVIYDSIFPLTAADERKPFFSKKIAPGNFSCVNITGSGKRLGHFSDTMCTTVITVNNDFNPVSRADVWWWCGDDRLFDRLPRKVTGVCALVSLLLPVTVYPMSAKDLIHTLSSILPQQWHHLQKRELTWKNDDDPTYIDAIGVPRGVPDEYKLVDQIAVGFESSIYWWCMVNKNADRINYIHYNVQKLGNWTQAGFKAVHEQLATTSVMAFQNRIALDMLLAEKGGVCAIFGERCCTFLSNNAAADGSLTKAISGLRTLNGKMKELSGVNTSMWDAWMDVFGKYRTLVSPVLVSIAVFAAILTLCGCCCIPCLHSLFNRLITTAVSPMEDRMAQMYPLLAKNPESDKEYSDEDSPDLYPDPNLWTEYDP, encoded by the coding sequence ATGGTAGAACAAGCtgcaaaaatggcaaaaaatgatTGTGTAGTCTGTATGGAACCAAGGCCTCTCCTTCGTGTGACtccagcaaccatcacaaaacaaTGCTTATTAGAGGTAATGACTAAAACTAATCCTAATAGCACCTGTGTGATTTATGATTCAATATTTCCCCTTACTGCAGCAGATGAaaggaaaccttttttttctaaaaagataGCTCCAGGTAACTTCTCATGTGTAAATATAACAGGGTCTGGGAAAAGATTGGgacatttttcagacaccatGTGTACTACTGTAATCACTGTAAACAATGACTTTAACCCTGTTTCTCGTGCAGATGTTTGGTGGTGGTGCGGTGACGACAGACTTTTTGATAGATTACCTCGAAAGGTAACAGGGGTTTGTGCATTAGTTTCCTTATTGTTACCTGTGACTGTCTATCCTATGTCCGCAAAAGATCTAATACACACTTTATCTAGCATTTTGCCACAGCAGTGGCATCATTTACAGAAACGCGAACTAACATGGAAAAATGATGATGATCCCACGTACATCGACGCCATCGGCGTCCCTCGCGGTGTACCTGATGAATATAAACTAGTTGACCAAATTGCAGTTGGTTTTGAATCTTCAATTTATTGGTGGTGTATGGTAAACAAAAACGCAGACAGAATTAATTACATCCATTACAACGTACAAAAACTGGgcaactggacacaggctggtTTCAAGGCGGTTCATGAGCAGCTGGCCACTACCTCAGTAATGGCTTTTCAAAACCGCATAGCTCTTGACATGCTGCTAGCTGAAAAAGGGGGTGTGTGTGCCATCTTTGGAGAAAGGTGCTGcacatttctgtcaaacaaCGCAGCAGCTGATGGGAGCCTGACGAAGGCCATTTCAGGTCTCCGTACCCTTAATGGCAAAATGAAAGAACTCTCTGGAGTGAATACTTCCATgtgggatgcatggatggatgtttttggAAAGTACCGAACCCTTGTGTCCCCTGTCTTAGTATCAATTGCAGTCTTTGCTGCAATTTTAActttgtgtggatgttgttgTATTCCTTGCCTGCATTCCTTGTTTAACCGTCTCATTACCACAGCAGTCTCTCCCATGGAGGACCGGATGGCACAGATGTATCCCCTGTTAGCAAAAAATCCTGAGTCTGACAAAGAATACTCTGATGAGGATTCTCCTGACCTGTATCCCGATCCTAACCTGTGGACTGAATACGATCCCTGA